In Rahnella sikkimica, the following are encoded in one genomic region:
- a CDS encoding TcfC E-set like domain-containing protein → MEIKQINIFFGALFLLPVSYPLMASITVPAGFEELVTGQKIFLDVYFLGQSVGMYEANVNFETIQFLNPVEVLKALNLPLQPSDARYQELLKKLSSPLPRLGNLSCSSNNGASGCGYINSKDIDLIYDENESKVNIFVDQKIIPNSNEKEIYFSPSTQTENAFIHQQLLNVVGDEDYKSLSLQGSGALGLLTDGYIGFDWSLTSYTSDNSDSKNINVDDIYYRYSLGNRHYVQAGRMDARDLSGNLGGNINFTMLPLGAISGARVGTSLSYLNQAEAGKGSPITVLLSAKSRVDAYRGNQLLGTFYLPNGSNTLDTGNFPTGSYLVTLKIYEDNNLVRTEDQPFTRSGGVGDGTLQWFLQFGQTADRQIFSSGDDHSADTPTHPVVQVGFKAPLPKNFVATAGIANVASSDYAEGGMEWDHTFASGFIDGNLSLQGNYFYGDDGSRGNVQQVSYNDGFSLSFYRNDAQASSCSGGDNDIDDYVDIGCYTSMTTNFSVPVTGWTVSLAWTYNKTTRVSDYYDPSTPFEDNMIRNTEDDSSSNTYQVSLNRSDSFKGVMLSSRVGGYKRISNDGNNDDNGIYVGFTLSRNNSAIRTQPHSNSTLSADYRTSKNSDDQLIYTAGKNWDWGENNDREVGIDIGGTNTDYVNGSVHGKINGQYGDAGVTLSDSYDNQENKHNTSVSGTWNSSLAIARSGMYWGPGGNGIPSAAVAVKIADGADGEEQDAKVNVSVDGGGFAEMPSGSQALFPVSGFTMSQMSVEESELAKNGSAAVITNGAGKQSLFMLPGKLKVRDVKMESHYTFAGRMFTHDGKSLPYGVVLNASMYASTADGSFTAEMNKKADILYLLSERQMYQCKVNVKAKRDVIRFVGDTACEITTLAALPEELQNIAQLHGLRDKNATNNIAANMAGEE, encoded by the coding sequence ATGGAAATAAAACAAATAAATATCTTTTTTGGCGCTCTGTTTTTATTACCTGTCTCATACCCTCTGATGGCATCGATAACAGTTCCCGCTGGTTTTGAAGAATTAGTGACCGGGCAAAAAATATTTCTTGATGTTTATTTTCTTGGTCAATCCGTTGGTATGTATGAAGCCAACGTGAATTTTGAAACAATACAATTTTTAAATCCTGTCGAGGTTTTAAAAGCGCTGAATCTTCCTTTGCAACCTTCCGATGCACGCTATCAGGAACTTTTAAAAAAATTATCTTCTCCACTGCCTCGCCTCGGTAATTTATCTTGCTCCAGCAATAACGGCGCATCGGGGTGTGGATACATAAACAGCAAAGATATTGACCTCATATATGATGAAAATGAATCTAAGGTGAACATTTTTGTTGATCAAAAAATAATTCCTAATTCAAACGAAAAAGAAATTTATTTCAGCCCCAGCACGCAAACAGAGAATGCTTTCATCCATCAGCAATTACTGAATGTTGTGGGAGATGAAGACTATAAATCCTTGTCATTACAAGGCTCAGGGGCGTTAGGTCTTCTCACTGACGGCTATATTGGCTTTGACTGGTCCCTGACCTCTTATACCAGTGATAATAGCGATTCAAAAAATATTAATGTCGATGATATCTACTATCGTTATAGCCTCGGTAATCGCCATTATGTTCAGGCCGGGCGGATGGATGCCCGTGATTTATCAGGCAACCTGGGCGGTAATATTAACTTCACCATGCTACCACTGGGCGCTATTTCAGGTGCCCGTGTAGGCACGTCACTGAGTTATCTGAATCAGGCTGAAGCAGGTAAAGGCTCGCCCATTACGGTCCTTCTTTCGGCAAAGTCGCGGGTAGACGCTTATCGTGGGAACCAGCTGTTAGGGACATTTTATCTCCCTAATGGTTCGAATACCCTTGATACCGGCAACTTCCCTACGGGGAGCTATCTGGTCACGCTAAAAATTTATGAAGATAACAACCTGGTTCGCACCGAAGATCAGCCGTTTACCCGCAGTGGCGGTGTCGGCGATGGCACTCTTCAGTGGTTCCTGCAATTCGGGCAAACGGCGGATCGTCAGATCTTTTCATCTGGAGATGATCATTCTGCCGACACGCCAACGCATCCGGTGGTGCAGGTCGGGTTTAAAGCCCCGTTGCCGAAAAACTTCGTGGCGACAGCGGGCATAGCAAACGTTGCATCGAGTGATTACGCGGAAGGCGGTATGGAGTGGGATCATACTTTTGCATCCGGCTTTATTGATGGCAATTTGTCATTGCAAGGCAACTACTTCTATGGGGATGACGGCTCGCGGGGAAATGTCCAACAGGTCAGCTACAACGATGGTTTTTCTTTGAGTTTTTATCGCAATGATGCCCAGGCCAGTAGCTGTTCCGGTGGCGATAATGACATTGATGATTACGTAGATATTGGCTGTTACACCTCAATGACCACCAACTTTTCTGTGCCCGTCACAGGTTGGACGGTATCACTCGCCTGGACGTATAACAAAACGACGCGTGTCAGCGACTATTACGATCCATCCACTCCCTTTGAAGATAACATGATCCGTAATACCGAGGATGATAGCTCCAGCAACACTTATCAGGTGAGCCTCAACCGGTCAGATTCGTTCAAAGGTGTGATGTTAAGCTCCCGCGTCGGCGGCTACAAACGCATCAGTAATGACGGCAATAATGATGACAATGGTATCTATGTCGGTTTTACACTCAGCCGCAATAACAGTGCAATCCGCACTCAGCCCCATTCAAACTCCACACTCAGTGCCGATTACCGCACAAGTAAAAACAGTGATGATCAGCTGATTTATACCGCAGGCAAAAACTGGGATTGGGGTGAAAATAATGATCGGGAAGTTGGTATCGATATAGGCGGAACAAACACCGACTATGTTAACGGCTCTGTGCACGGCAAGATAAATGGTCAGTATGGCGATGCAGGCGTAACCCTGTCAGACAGCTACGACAATCAGGAAAACAAACATAACACCTCTGTCAGCGGCACATGGAACTCTTCGCTTGCGATTGCGCGTTCGGGTATGTACTGGGGACCGGGTGGCAACGGTATACCGTCAGCTGCCGTCGCCGTAAAAATTGCTGACGGTGCAGATGGTGAAGAGCAGGATGCAAAAGTGAACGTCTCGGTTGATGGCGGTGGTTTTGCTGAAATGCCTTCCGGTTCACAGGCATTATTCCCGGTCTCTGGATTCACCATGAGCCAGATGTCAGTTGAAGAAAGCGAGTTGGCGAAAAACGGCAGTGCAGCCGTGATCACCAACGGGGCGGGTAAACAAAGTCTGTTTATGTTGCCGGGTAAGTTGAAAGTCCGCGACGTTAAAATGGAATCTCACTATACGTTTGCCGGCAGAATGTTCACCCATGACGGAAAATCGCTTCCTTACGGCGTCGTGCTTAATGCCAGCATGTACGCTTCCACCGCCGACGGGAGTTTTACCGCTGAAATGAACAAAAAAGCCGATATTCTTTATCTGCTCAGCGAACGCCAAATGTATCAGTGCAAAGTCAACGTGAAAGCCAAACGTGATGTTATTCGCTTTGTTGGTGACACAGCGTGTGAAATAACCACCCTGGCAGCCCTACCAGAAGAATTACAAAATATCGCCCAGCTTCATGGGCTCCGTGATAAAAATGCGACAAATAACATTGCAGCAAATATGGCCGGGGAAGAATAA
- a CDS encoding IS3 family transposase (programmed frameshift), whose protein sequence is MNQYVKRTQRDYPLSFKLTVVQQVEKGEMTYRQAQDRYGIQGRSTVLKWLRKYGQLDWLSPSPARTCGVNMPKMPLTPEQRIKELEQQLAESEVKAQFFEAVVKVMNTEFGANPVKKAVGYIITQAQAPGLTVTRACRFMGISRQAWYQSLQRERTREIQAKNIIEQVTTIRLQQPRLGTRKLHYLLRQQPEPAPHVGRDRLFQILRCSRLLVMPKRAYHKTTNSHHRFYRHPNLLKSGENQVVASQPEQVWVADITYLPVRNGTAYVSLVTDAWSRKIVGYHVHESLHAHHVVRAFKMALNNRRTSSPLVHHSDRGVQYCSAKYQELHERHGVICSMTDGYDCYQNALAERVNGILKMEYLLVKPEDIVQARKMVMASVEIYNTRRPHLSLKYKTPDEVHRAF, encoded by the exons ATGAACCAATATGTTAAACGCACTCAACGCGATTACCCTCTATCCTTTAAATTGACCGTTGTCCAACAGGTCGAAAAAGGTGAAATGACTTACCGTCAGGCGCAAGACCGCTACGGTATTCAAGGCCGTTCTACTGTCTTGAAGTGGCTACGCAAATACGGTCAACTCGACTGGCTTTCCCCCTCTCCTGCAAGAACGTGTGGAGTTAACATGCCTAAAATGCCTCTTACTCCCGAGCAGCGAATCAAAGAACTCGAACAGCAACTTGCTGAATCAGAAGTTAAAGCTCAATTTTTTGAAGCGGTTGTGAAGGTAATGAACACGGAGTTCGGAGCCAATC CTGTCAAAAAAGCAGTGGGCTACATTATCACGCAAGCACAAGCGCCGGGACTCACAGTAACGCGCGCGTGCCGGTTCATGGGGATTAGCCGACAAGCGTGGTATCAGTCTTTGCAACGTGAGCGTACGCGAGAAATACAGGCCAAAAATATCATTGAACAAGTGACTACTATCCGGTTGCAACAGCCCAGGTTGGGAACACGTAAGTTGCATTACTTATTGCGACAGCAACCCGAACCTGCGCCGCACGTTGGCCGGGATCGCCTCTTCCAGATATTACGTTGCTCGCGGTTACTGGTAATGCCTAAACGGGCTTACCACAAAACGACAAATAGCCATCATCGTTTTTACCGTCACCCTAACTTACTGAAGTCAGGGGAAAATCAGGTTGTTGCCAGCCAGCCGGAGCAGGTATGGGTAGCGGATATTACCTACCTTCCAGTGCGTAATGGAACGGCATATGTCAGTCTGGTGACCGATGCCTGGTCGAGAAAAATAGTGGGATACCATGTGCACGAGAGTCTCCATGCGCATCATGTCGTCAGGGCATTTAAGATGGCGCTGAATAACAGGCGTACAAGCTCACCGCTGGTGCATCACTCGGATCGCGGCGTCCAGTACTGCTCCGCAAAATATCAGGAATTACATGAACGACATGGCGTTATCTGCTCAATGACAGATGGATATGACTGTTATCAGAATGCATTGGCAGAACGCGTAAATGGTATTTTAAAAATGGAATATCTGCTCGTTAAGCCGGAAGATATCGTGCAGGCAAGAAAGATGGTCATGGCGTCGGTGGAAATCTACAACACCCGGCGTCCCCATCTGTCATTAAAATACAAAACGCCCGATGAAGTTCATCGGGCGTTTTAA
- a CDS encoding CS1 type fimbrial major subunit yields MNFAMKIVAVAVMGFSLNAMAIQKDITVNANVDPSLDMTLSDAQQLPESVNMQYIPGNGLAPYAMQAKIWSNAYSDVNIALVNNVLLYDRAGSATTVPLTISYGGTALTTTNTKLLKTVLFPGGATTIAQGSIAQELKFSQTTPGILPAGNYTGVVSIVLTQATSA; encoded by the coding sequence ATGAATTTTGCAATGAAAATTGTGGCAGTCGCGGTTATGGGTTTTTCTCTGAATGCTATGGCTATTCAGAAAGATATTACGGTAAACGCAAACGTTGATCCTTCACTGGACATGACCTTGAGCGATGCTCAGCAATTGCCAGAGTCTGTGAACATGCAGTACATTCCAGGTAACGGCCTCGCGCCTTATGCTATGCAGGCTAAAATCTGGTCTAACGCTTACAGCGACGTTAATATTGCGCTGGTTAATAATGTTTTACTTTATGACCGTGCTGGCAGTGCTACCACCGTGCCTTTAACCATTTCCTACGGCGGTACAGCACTGACGACCACCAATACAAAACTGCTTAAAACCGTGTTATTCCCTGGCGGTGCAACCACTATAGCTCAGGGTTCTATTGCTCAAGAGCTCAAATTCTCCCAGACAACTCCAGGAATTTTACCGGCAGGTAATTACACTGGCGTTGTGAGCATTGTATTAACTCAGGCTACCTCTGCCTGA